TGATGCGAATTTCGGAATTTCGTAAAGCACATTTCGATTGGGTTCGTATTGGTCGCTCGGCGAAACTTCGAGAGAGCCTCCCAAAAGAGCGACAACATTTACATTTCTTTCCTGCGAAACTTTTTTTATGCCGTTCCACACTCCCGACTGATAATATCCGTCCAGACTTTCTATTAAAACGGCAATAGTTTTTTCTGCCTTATCGATTTTTTTCACAATGAACTCCTGCTTTTCTATAAATTAGCAATACATAAAGATAACTTTTCGGCAAGCATAAAATCAACAAAAAAACAAAAAAACGTATTATTTATCAATTTTCACTTAAATACTTGACATAAAGGCGGGCGTTTAATTATTTTACGGGCGAATTTTTATGAAATATCGGAGGAACAATGAAAGAGGGTATTCATCCCAAATATCAGGCAGCTAATTTTACCTGCTCCTGTGGAAACGTAGTAAAGACAAGTGCGACAATAGGCAATCAGCACATTGAAATTTGCAGCAACTGTCATCCGTTTTATACCGGAAAGT
This sequence is a window from Chitinivibrionia bacterium. Protein-coding genes within it:
- the rpmE gene encoding 50S ribosomal protein L31, whose amino-acid sequence is MKEGIHPKYQAANFTCSCGNVVKTSATIGNQHIEICSNCHPFYTGKSKLVDTAGRVERFNARYAALKTVAK